The genomic segment CATCGCTGCGCAATTTGCTTCCGGTCTGCGTCCAGGTATTCGTTGCGGGATCGTAGAGGTAGGTTTTGTTATTCTGAAGATATCCGCACAGAATTTTTCCCGATGGCAATAAGACGGTTGGGTCGTCACCAAATTCAGTTTGGGGAAAACTGGCGATCGGCGTCCACGTGTTCGCCACTGGATCATAGATTTCGCCGGTATTGGCGAAATTCTGCGCCCCGCTACTGCCAGAATACTCGCCTCCAATCACAAACACCTTGCCACTGGGAAGGACGTTCGAGCCAAAATAGAGCCGTGCGGTCCCCATTGAGGCAATCGAACTCCAGGTTCCATGAATGTAGTTGCCCGAGGAATCCGGCGTTAGTCTTTTCCAGGTGCTCGTCGTGCCCGGACCTTGAACGATAACCGTTCCATCGGTCAAGAGCATCATTGTGCCACAGCCGCCCGCCGGGTTGGTGTTGGCCAGCGGCGTCCAGACGCCAGCGGCCCGAACGGGCCCAGACATCGTCATTCCCAACATCACCGCCACGGCCCAAATCAACGGTACGCGCCGTGGGGGGGCAAAAAAAATCGCGTGGCACCCAGGGGGGGCCGAGGGGAACGACATTCGGGCATTTGACCGCATTTGCGGAGTCCTCTCAATGACACGACGTGGGACGAAGTATGAAACGGAAATTGTGGCGCAACGCAATGGCAGACCGAAGAGGTGTGTTTGAGACAACACGCTCCGGCCCCCACTCGTGACGGAAGTACGAAAATGCGCAAATCGTCGGTCGCGGCGGAGACGCGGATTCGTTCAATGGTGTCCTGGCAAGAGGAATGCGTTCGAGCCCCGTCCGCATCCATTGTGCGATCACCGCCACAATGGATGCGCATCGACAGCTCAGATACGTGGCGTTCAATTCAATCCCGATCTGATCGGGCGAATACCAGGCATGCTGCACGGATTGCCAGTTTTTCCAAACACGAGCCCCCCTTACGATTCGGTAAGTGACGCGCGCTTCCGCATAAATCCAGGCGGTTTCACAGGCGATATGTTGGTGTCAATTGCCAAGGCATGCAGGCGCTCCGTGATTGTTTTTCAGCCAACGTCCGCAAAGGTCTGGCGGAACATCCGAGCGCCGGGTTGATGTCACAATGCCGCAGGATGCTATTGGTATACCGGTTCTACTCGCAGTCGATGCCCCGGCTGATTCGAAAAACGTGACCATCCGGGTGTCGTACATGCATTTCGCGCACACCCCAAGGCATGTCGGTGGGGGGCCAGGTCACGTCAAGGTGCTGGTCAAGGCAGCGCTGATGTACGGCATCGACATCGTCGACCCAGATCGACATCCAGACGCCTTTTTCCGCGGCATCGCTGCCCTCGGGGCCGAACGTCGTCTTGAGGTCGCTTTTCCCTCGACCGCCTTGCGCGTTTTCGCACAGAAAGATCTCGCATGGGCCCGAGCAGACTCCGCCAAATGTCGGGGGAACTCCCCAGTCCCAACCTTTACTCCATCCCAGCTTCTCGAACCACTCAAAACTCTGTTGGATGTTGGAGACATTCAGAATGGGCGTCAGCCGATGAGCGATCATGGATTTCCTCGCTTTAGTCGTCACTCGCAAAGATCGTCGTTGTGCGGTGTTGCAAAAGGCGCGAAGTGTGTTGTCGAAGGACAATAAAAACGTATAGGAGTTTACGTACTCACTTTTCAAGCGTCATCGAGGCAATGCTTTGTTTATTTCGCTCCAGGATGGATATGATATTGATCACATCTGATTCAGGTCTCTCTGGGCAAATCGCGGATTGGGCGGCGGAGTATGGCCGTCATGCCGTTCTTGAACAACGGTGTTGTGTCGCGAGAATTTCGACCAGTGTTTCGTTCGCACCAGAGTTCTGGTTGCAAGGCATCAACAATGTATTCCTCCCGAATACTGCGAATCAGCGTGATGCTGATGGTTTTGATGTCACGCACGATCGTCTTACCCCACGATGGTCGGGTGTTTGCCGAAGATCTGTCGCGCGAAATGGTGAAACGCTCAATCGAGCGTGGGCTCCGATATCTCATCAGCGCGCAGCATCCTAGCGGTGCCTGGAACAGGCTCAATCCAGACTGCGTGGGAATCTCCAGCTTATGTGTGCTCGCACTTTTGAACGGGGGAATGTCGGTCGACGATCCCGAGGTGAGCCGCGGATTGCAATTCTTGAGAAGCTGTACCTCGAACAACATTGGGGGAGAGAACGAGACGTATCAGACGTCGCTGCTGATCATGGCGCTGGTCGCAGCCAAGCAACCCCGCGACGTCGAAGCGATTCGAATGGTCGCCAGTCGACTCGAGGCTGGGCAGTCGTACGGCGGGGTTCAGGGAGGGTGGGCGTACTCACTACCCAACAATCCCCGTTACGGCGGAGGTGATGAAAGCAACACGCAGTTCGCCGTGCTGGGACTGCGTGAGGCGTATCGTGCGGGATACATCGCCGATCCACAAACCTGGGAACATATTCGTGAATACTGGATCAGACGTCAGAACCAGGATGGTGGATGGGGATACGGTGGATTTCGAGGTATGGATCGGGCCCCAAGCAAAGGAAGTTTGACCGTTTCAGGAGTGGCATCGCTGGCAATTGCCCAGCAGATGCTCATGACCGACAAGGGGGTTGCCAGAGATGGCACTCCTCCCTGCTGCGAAGAACCTGAGGTCAACATGCCACTACTGCAGGGTATGGATTGGTTGTCACGGTACTTCAGTGTGCGAAAGAATCCGGGAACCCGCGGCCAGGATCACATTCTGTATTACTTCTACGGAGTTGAAAGGGCAGGGCGGCTGTCGGGGCAGCGTTTCTTTGGTGAGCATGATTGGTATCGCGAGGGCGCCGCGCGTCTGCTCGTGCTCCAAAGGGCAGATGGTCAGTGGATCGGAGCAGGGGAAGGCGAGACCAACCCGCTTGTTGCCACCAGCTTTTCCTTGCTGTTTCTTTCCAAAGGCCTTGCGCCGGTTCTGATCAATAAGTTGAAGTACGGTCCGCGCCATCCTAACAATCCCGATTTCGTGGTCGCCAATGACTGGAACCGACATTCTCACGATGTACGTAATCTGGCGGACATGATCAGCGAACTGCCGAAATGGCCCAAGTTGCTCACGACGCAGGAACTCGATCTCCGCCGTGCCGTCAAGACAGATGGCCTCGCCGCGCTTCAGCAAGCGCCCGTCCTGTTTATCACCGGATCGAAACGACTCTCGCTGACGAATGACGAAATCAGTCTGATCAAGGACTATGTCAGCCAGGGGGGCTTCATTCTTGCCAGCCCTTCATGTGGTGATGTCGACTTCGAAACAAGCTTTCGCGAACTGGTCGCGAAGCTCTTGCCAGACGGTGATGGAACGCTCCGACTGCTCACCGCCGACCATCCTGTTTATCGGAGCGAATTTCTGCTGGGGGCCGACGATGTTCCACTTTGGGGAGCCGATTTCGGCTGTCGAACGTCCATCATTTATACTCCTGAAGATCTCGGTTGTTTGTGGAACTATTGGGCGAAGTACGATCCGCCCGGTCGAAATCCGCGTTTGAAAAAGAAGATCGACCGTGCCACATCCGTTGGCGTGAACGTCATTGCCTACTTCACGGGACGCGAACCTCCAGAAAAACTTTCGAACCGGGACGTTGTGGCGAAATCGGGAACGCTCGATGAAGTCGAACGCGGACTGCTTCAGATCGCCCAGATCAAACATGATGGAACCTGGAATGCGGCCCCCGGAGCCGTGCGAAATCTCCTCTTGGCCTTAAACGAGACGGTTGGCCTTTCGGCTTCAATGAAGCAGCGCACTCTCTCACTGGCCGATAAGAACATCTTCCGTTACCCCATTCTCTTCATGCACGGTCGTAATCGGTTCACGGTTCCGGCGGAAGAACGGCAACAGTTGAAGCGGTACCTCGATCGCGGGGGCGTCTTGGTGGCGGATGCATGTTGTGGGGCGAAACCGTTTGATGAGTCCTTCCGTGAACTGGTCACGGCCCTTTATCCCGATCGAAAGCTCGACCGCATTCCGGTCACGCACGAACTATTTTCCGAAAAGGTCGGACAAGATATCCAGCGACTCAACCGTCGTGGCTCTGACGATCATGTCGCCGCGGGAGAGGGCTTGCCCGTCGTTTTTGCCGAGCCCGTTCTCGAGGGAATCGAAGTTGATGGCCGGTATTCGATGATTTACAGCAAGTACGACATCAGTTGTGCCTTGTCAGGCCAAGACTACGCCGGCTGCGAAGGGTATCCGCCGGAAGATGCGGTAAAGTTGGGCACGAACATCATCCTCTATTCGATGCTCCAAAACCTGCGACTGCAGACGAAAGAGAAGCCCCCGGAGTGAACCACATCTGTCGCGATTCCAAGTGACTCGGCGACAAAAGGAACGCTGACTACTTCTTGATTGGTTCCAGGAACTCAATCTGCTCAGACTGTCCTTCCTTCAACCGGACCTGCCGAACCGCCAGTTGCGGGTTTCGATAAAATGTATTGCCGTTTTCGGTGAACGATTCGGCCTTGGACACGACGGTCACTTGATACTGACCGGCCGGCAGATCTTCGAAGGCGAATGTCTTCTGATCGGGTTTGAGCTTCAATCGATAGTGATGAAAATCATGCGTGTTCAGATAGAGATCAATCGATTCGGCGTCCGCGAGTTTCGACCGATCGATGGTGCCTTCAATGCGAGCCGGTGCCGGAAGGTCAATCGTGACGTCATCCCGTCCGCCTGCGACCGATTTTCCGAAATTCAGCGATTTACCTTTCGGAACTCCTGCCCCCCAGTAGGCCAGCTGTAGGTAGTTTCCGGACTGAATCTGCTTGAATTCAAACCGACCTTCGGCATTCGTGGTTCCCGACAAGAATTGAACACAATACGGTTTCTGACCTAACTGGCCTGAGTCGATCAAGACCCAGTTGAACTGATTGTCATGGGGGCCTGCGGGTTGGCCTGTGGAGGCAATCAAACGCAATTGGGCGTCGGCAACGGGCTGACCTGTATGATCCAGAAATTGCCCTGTTAATGTGAATCGCTTTCCAGGCTTCGTCGGCGTCAGTTCGATGTCGAGCAGTTCCGGCTGACTGAGTTTCGTTGCGACGGCGCGATCGACGGCCTTTCGTTCGTATCCATCTGCTTCGATCACGAGGCTCGCGGGAAAGCCGACCGTCAAAGGCGTGAACACAAATTCGCCTTTTACGGATTTGAATGTCTGCCCTGGCTCACCCCAGCTAAAATTGTAGGTTCCCATCGCGTCGGAGGGTTCTGGCATGGTGCTGAAGCCCAGCTTGATCCGAAAATCTTTCACGGGTTGCTTGGTGAGTTCATCCAAGACTCGTCCACGTATGGCACCCGGAGTTGAAAGCGTGACGGTCTGCGGCTGGGGGCTGTCCAGTTTCCAGGAAACCCCATTGATCGGGCGATACTCACCCAGCGTGACATCGAAACGGGAGTCCGCGGGAAGTGAGTCAAACTCAAATACCCCGTTGTCATCCGCCGTGCGAAGGCGAAATCCTGGCATTATTCCAAGCTCTGGACTTCGAACGTATACCATCGCTCCCTTGGCCGGTGTCCCGTCTTCATTCAGAATTCGGCCATGGATCGTGTGGCCCGGTTTCAGCGAGACGTTGACCAGCCCCGGTTGATCTGCGGTTCCCAATTTGACGCCGACATTTTGCGGGGCAAACCCCTGTGCCGACACGATGATTCGATCACCCCCGAAGCCTTCAAACAGATCGTGAAGATCAAACGATCCCTCCGAATCGGATTTGGTGATTCGGTTTTCGCCGGATTTGTTTCCATAGTTGGCGATCTCCGCATCGGCGATGGGATTTCCTGTCTCATCGGTGATAGTCCCTTTCACCGACCCGCCCGTCGGACGGGGTGAGAGTGTCATCTGGACATCAATGGTTCGCTGATCGGACGTGATGATGATCTCCTGCTGTTGATCTAAATAACCTTTTTTCTGAATCGACAGATGAAAGGGTGTCTCCAGCGGCATGTACGAGTTTTGAAAGCCACCATCCTTATTGGTCACAAAGGCATCGCCGTGGATCCCGTATGAGCCGCCCACCGGCCGATAGATCACCTCGGCGCCATCGATGGGGCTGCCCGTTGAGTCCACGACGCGACCGCGAACGACCCCCCCCGGCTTCATCCTGACATTGAATAATGTCACCGCTTCGGTACGAGCCAAATCGATCGCGGGGGCATTTCGGGCGTGCCCCGCGGCTTCAATGGAAACCTGGTATTCTTCTGGCAGCAATCCTTCCACGATCGCAATGCCTTGTTCATCCGTGGTCACTAACCGCCGATCAGGATAGCCGAAACGAACATTCGCCCCAGCAATCGGCTTGTTCGTGACTTCGGAAGTCACTGAGAAGCTGGCCTTTTTTCCTTCGGTCATTTCCAGGAGCAGTGGCGTGAATTTCGCGACTTTTGGGTCTGACTGATTCAACGCACTGACCGACACCTTGTGCGAAATCAAATTCCCCTGATGCGCCCACACCGGATAGGGGTATTCTCTCGCTCGAATGTTTTCCAGCCGAAACAATCCCTCGCCATTCGACTTGGTTTTATTGCTGCCGCCTGCGTGCAAAATCACCGTGGCATCCGCCACGGGACTTCCGTCGCTTCGAACCAGCATCCCTGTCACGACGCCCGGTTCCAGCTTCGCATCGTCGGACTGATTCGCAACAAATGCCGCGATCTTGTTCAAATTCTCTGCCGTGGCACCGGAGTTCTCCACACGCTTTTGTAAGCTCTGTGAATCCAAGGGATCAGCTTGAGTGGACGATGATGAGTCGTTCGCTTGAGCCGCCGGTTGTTTCTGAGTGATCTCACGGGCGCGTGGCTGACTCTCTTGCGCATCCAGGCTGATTGTGGTGAGCAATGCGAAGAAGGAAATCGACACGACCGCGCTGAAGAGGGCGACAGCACGGCTGCACTTTGATGAAATCGTTCCGTCGAAATTGAGCAGAAAGCGGATTCGGCGATACAGGCGCGATTTTCCGTCCGCGATGCCCAAGGATCCCGTCAGGCTAGGTTGAATCCGCTCCCTCGCCAGCCGCACCAGGAATTCCGCGTAGTCTTCTGCGGTCCCGGTTTCGTCGGCGGCTTTGGCGTCTGCCAGAAAGTCCTGGCAAAGACTCATCTGTCGCCGCAACCACCAATAAAACGGCTGGTAATAACAGGTCAGCTGGACCAGCGAGGCCAACAGCAGCGTCGCCACATCGCGTCGTTCCACGTGTGACAATTCGTGCGCCAGACTCCATCGCAGTTGCGTTTCGTTGACCGGCTGGATCAACTCCGTTGGAACAATAATCACGGGGCGCAACAGACCCCACGTCATGGGGCCGGTGACTCGGTCACTGACCAGCAATCGAATCGAGGCCTGACCGGTTGCGGTCATTGTGGCAAATTTCGCGATCAATTCCGCTGGAGCTGCACTGGCTGTTTTTTCGATCCAGGCGCGGCGACGCAATCCAATGATCCACCCGCCAATGATCGCCATCGCAATGCAGGAATAGGTGAGAATCAAGATCAGGGAAATTTGAGACAACACATTCGACGGGACGCCCGGTCTAACGGTCGTCGTTCGCGACAACTCGCGCGGCTCGTTGTTGTTCTCGCTTTGCAGGGGTGGCCCCGATGACATACTGGTCACCGGCCGGGCTTCGTGTGATGTTTCGACGGACCTGATGGCCGCTGTCGAAGTGTCCTCATGCGGACCACTCAAGTCAGCGACTGTTGTGACGTTGTTGAGCGACGACTGGTCCTGGTCAGTCATGGGTTGCAACTGCCCCTGATTCAGCACATTCAACGAGATCGATTTCCAGGCGGAAATCCCCGGAAGCCACGGTGCGAGCAGGCATCCCACCAGGACCCACTGAATCACGCGCAGCCGATCAGCGGGCGGCCGCACAAACCACAGAACAACAACTCCAACAGACAGGACGAGTCCACAAAGGAGAGATGCGTGGAAGAGACTGCGCCACAGAATGTCGAGGATCGTCATTTTGCGTCTCCTTTGTTGCGACCGCGCGTCTGCTTCCGTTTTCGCGAATCGGCGATCAGTTGTTCAATGTCCTGCAGTTCCTTCGCGTTGATCTGTTCTGCATTGAGCATGCACAGCACAAGCTGAGCCAACGCGCCGTCAAAGACTTTGTGCAGGAACTGAGACGACACTTGCTCGCGCGAGCAGTTGGGTTTGTACAGAAACGTCCGTCCGTCCTGCCGATGGCTGACCAGCCCTTTTTCGTCCATGATCCGAAGCTGCGTCTGAATCGTGTTGAAGTGCAGTCCGGATTTGGAAGCGAGTCGTTCGTGAACGTCCCGAACTGATCCCTCACCCAATTCCCAAAGCACTTTCAAGATCTCCATCTCGCGGTCAGTGGGACTGGGGCTCATCGCAACTCCCTGAAGCCAGGCGGCGAACATCTTCACAGAAAAGAGGTCACCTAACAGATTAGGTTAGGTGAGTTTGCCGAGCGGTCAGGGCCTTGTCAAGTCGATTCTACGGGTCGATTGGCCCACGAACCCTTGTGTTGGGTTCTACGCTTTTGGTCGCACTGGCCATTCCAGTGACCCGTCGGTGTTGAGCCGTATCCGGACAATGGAGATTGTCGATTCGCCTTTCAACAAGATCATTTTGTAGAAGACGATCGCCGTTCGATTCCCAACCCACGGTGTTCCTCGTTCCTGGGTCGACTGGCACTGGCATCGCCAGTGCCACACAATTTGGAGAAGACAGACACAGAACGGAAGGGCAACGTGTCCCGACCATATCTCAGTCGATCTTTGTTTCTGTCTGCGCTCCACTGGTTTTGCGAGTGGAGCATGAGGTTAAGTCATCATCTCGAAGGCTGTAAAAGTTTCGCCTTGATCTCAATCGTCCTTCACCCTGGCGGTGGAAACGATTTCGAGAACAGGAATTTTCCGACTTTCCGCTTGGACATCGCTTTCGCGTGGACTTTTTGAAGGAACGAGTTGGCGGGCATCTCTGCGTCGCGGCCGCCGCGGTTGAGGCTCGCTTGGGCCGCGCCGATGACGCTTTGCAGGATCTTTCGATACGTCTCGAATTCATTGACTGCCTGTTTGATTCCCGGAAAGGGCAATCGCTGCACCACATGCTTCTGGTGGATTTCTTCGAACAGATGGCGCTTTCCCGCACCGCTCGTCGTTCCCAGGTCGATTTCCTTCACAGAACGTGACATGACGGTCATCGCATCACGCAACGCGCGGCGGCAATCGGCCCAGTCTCCCAGGTCTTTCGACGTGCAGACCAGGCGCTCATGTGATGTCAGATCGCGATTCAGTGAACTCAGTCGCGCGGTCACCGCGCCGATCTCTTTACGAAGCGACGCGATGCGAACTTCTAGCGCAAGCACGTCTTTCCAATTGGACTCGATCGCCTCGAGCAGCAGTTGGTCTTCGTGCGACATGTTCGACGTGCCGTAACCCATCTGTCCCATTGGCAGCCCCATCGGCGGCGATGCGTAGCCTGTAGGGTAAAGCGGTGCCCCCGGCCAGCCCGGCTGTGGAGGCGCGGCCATCCAGGTTGAGACCGTCAAGTTTGCACCGTTGGGAGGAGCCGGCAAGGTTTGGTCGAGCAATCGTGATGTTCCACCACTGGAATCGAAGTTCATCCCATTGATCGTCCAGCACAGGATCTGGCTTGGATCGAGACCCGTTGCGGCGACGAGTCGCCGCAACGACAGTCCTGCGACGGCGTTTGCATCCGTAAACAGCGCCGCCGGGATCGTGAACATCATTCCCGTCGGGACGGCAGGCGGACGAAACCAGGCCCACACCACCCGCTGGCCCGATGGGTCAACCGGTACAGGTTCCCAATTCACCGAGGGATTTCTCTGGGAAAGCTGCATGTTTGACTTCCCGATGAGTCATCAGCGATGACGCCGAAAAACGCGAATCGTGCCTTGCCAGGGCGAAATCGGCAGGTTCAGTATCATGGTGGAGGAGTCGCCGAAAGAGCCCTGTCTTCGCGAATTGTCCTGGATCGCGAAGCACCTTGTGACCGACGGCGGCGATACGGTGTTATCCGAGTTCGGAATTGTGACGCAGCGCGAGTCGAATTCCGATGTCGTGCCGTGGACGAGTAACTCGACTCTGGGAATGGTATGGCGTTGATCAAGCTCTGACGATGTGATGGGGAGGTCGCCGTTTCCTGTCTTCGTCACGGCGTTGCGAACCGCATGAGCTAGGTTAAGACATTTTGTGGTTAAATGTCAAATGGTTTCTGAATGGGGTTTCGATTTGGAGGGGTGGCCGTTCGATGGCTACGATCGAGAGGGAGGATGCCGCATTCGGGGGGGGGGCGCCGTGACATCGCTTTTTGCCAAGCTTCTGGCATACTCTCGCTGTCTGGAGGCCGCGTTCAACGCAGTGCGATGGAGTCTGTTGATGGGATCGTTCGAGCAAATTTGGGAGTCCTCGCGCCACAATTGTTGGTCGTTTGCGTACCCGCTGGTCATGCTGTGCGGAATCGCCGTTCTGGTCGGTGTGTCGTTCATCAGACACACCCTGCGTCGGCGTGTCGCGAACATCCTGGCGGTCATTTTTCTCTCCTTCGTTGCCGCGGAAGTCTCGAGTTGGGAAACGACCGAGAAATGGCGAATTCGCTCGGACTGGGCTTCCAAGAACACCGCACAAATGACCGAGATTCATCGCGCCGCGTTGATTGCGGACGGCGCGAACCTGGCTCTTGGTCCGGTCGTTTCTGGGATGCAAGCATTCCTGATTTTTTGCGGCGTCTTGGTCGTGATTCGTTGGAGTTCAGGTCTTCATACAGGGCAGTGCCCGCAGGTCTCGCGCAGTGAAACTCATTCCTCGCCACCCGCACTCGGTGACTAATTCAATTTCACTATGCGCGTGACGCGTTTCGGCTCGCTTGCGCGAACTTCAGTGGTGTCTTGGCGATTTTTCCTGTTTCGCAAAGGCGCCCTGAACTTCAGGTCGATCGGATTGTCTTAAAGAGGAGCTTCGGCGGTTTGTCAGGCTCGTCAGGGGCAGAGTCTGCCCCGCGATGACCTCGGTTCCGTCGCAAGTCAGGCGGGGCTTCACACTCGGTAGAACTCGGCATACACTCCGGCCTTCATCACTGACACGATCGTCACAAAGGAGTCACCCCGTGCGTTGGTCCCAGACGTTTATCCCGACGATGAAGGAAATCCCTTCAGATGCCGAAGTGCCCAGCCATCAATTGATGCTGCGGGCCGGTTTCATTCGGCAGCTGATGGCCGGGGCGTATACGTATCTGCCGCTGGGCGTGCGAACGCTGAAGAAAGCGGAAGCGATCGTCCGTCAAGAGATGGACGCGACCGGGGCTCTCGAAATTTTCATGCCCGCGCTGCAGCCGATCGATCTGTTCGAGCGGACCGGTCGTAAGGAAGCGTTCGGCAACGTGCTGATCAATTTCAATGTCCGGCGTGGCGATCGCAACGTGCATTTGGCGCTCGGCCCGACGCACGAAGAAGTGGTGACGGATCTGATGTCACGGCACATCAGCAGCCACCGCCAGATGCCGCTGACCGTTTATCAGATTCAGACCAAGTTCCGAAACGAAGAACGGCCCCGCTTTGGGATTTTGCGGACCAGTGAATTCTTGATGAAAGATGCCTACAGCTTCCATTCATCACTCGAATCGCTGAACGAAACGTATCAGAA from the Schlesneria paludicola DSM 18645 genome contains:
- a CDS encoding bleomycin resistance family protein; the encoded protein is MIAHRLTPILNVSNIQQSFEWFEKLGWSKGWDWGVPPTFGGVCSGPCEIFLCENAQGGRGKSDLKTTFGPEGSDAAEKGVWMSIWVDDVDAVHQRCLDQHLDVTWPPTDMPWGVREMHVRHPDGHVFRISRGIDCE
- a CDS encoding DUF4159 domain-containing protein → MYSSRILRISVMLMVLMSRTIVLPHDGRVFAEDLSREMVKRSIERGLRYLISAQHPSGAWNRLNPDCVGISSLCVLALLNGGMSVDDPEVSRGLQFLRSCTSNNIGGENETYQTSLLIMALVAAKQPRDVEAIRMVASRLEAGQSYGGVQGGWAYSLPNNPRYGGGDESNTQFAVLGLREAYRAGYIADPQTWEHIREYWIRRQNQDGGWGYGGFRGMDRAPSKGSLTVSGVASLAIAQQMLMTDKGVARDGTPPCCEEPEVNMPLLQGMDWLSRYFSVRKNPGTRGQDHILYYFYGVERAGRLSGQRFFGEHDWYREGAARLLVLQRADGQWIGAGEGETNPLVATSFSLLFLSKGLAPVLINKLKYGPRHPNNPDFVVANDWNRHSHDVRNLADMISELPKWPKLLTTQELDLRRAVKTDGLAALQQAPVLFITGSKRLSLTNDEISLIKDYVSQGGFILASPSCGDVDFETSFRELVAKLLPDGDGTLRLLTADHPVYRSEFLLGADDVPLWGADFGCRTSIIYTPEDLGCLWNYWAKYDPPGRNPRLKKKIDRATSVGVNVIAYFTGREPPEKLSNRDVVAKSGTLDEVERGLLQIAQIKHDGTWNAAPGAVRNLLLALNETVGLSASMKQRTLSLADKNIFRYPILFMHGRNRFTVPAEERQQLKRYLDRGGVLVADACCGAKPFDESFRELVTALYPDRKLDRIPVTHELFSEKVGQDIQRLNRRGSDDHVAAGEGLPVVFAEPVLEGIEVDGRYSMIYSKYDISCALSGQDYAGCEGYPPEDAVKLGTNIILYSMLQNLRLQTKEKPPE
- a CDS encoding M56 family metallopeptidase, whose product is MTILDILWRSLFHASLLCGLVLSVGVVVLWFVRPPADRLRVIQWVLVGCLLAPWLPGISAWKSISLNVLNQGQLQPMTDQDQSSLNNVTTVADLSGPHEDTSTAAIRSVETSHEARPVTSMSSGPPLQSENNNEPRELSRTTTVRPGVPSNVLSQISLILILTYSCIAMAIIGGWIIGLRRRAWIEKTASAAPAELIAKFATMTATGQASIRLLVSDRVTGPMTWGLLRPVIIVPTELIQPVNETQLRWSLAHELSHVERRDVATLLLASLVQLTCYYQPFYWWLRRQMSLCQDFLADAKAADETGTAEDYAEFLVRLARERIQPSLTGSLGIADGKSRLYRRIRFLLNFDGTISSKCSRAVALFSAVVSISFFALLTTISLDAQESQPRAREITQKQPAAQANDSSSSTQADPLDSQSLQKRVENSGATAENLNKIAAFVANQSDDAKLEPGVVTGMLVRSDGSPVADATVILHAGGSNKTKSNGEGLFRLENIRAREYPYPVWAHQGNLISHKVSVSALNQSDPKVAKFTPLLLEMTEGKKASFSVTSEVTNKPIAGANVRFGYPDRRLVTTDEQGIAIVEGLLPEEYQVSIEAAGHARNAPAIDLARTEAVTLFNVRMKPGGVVRGRVVDSTGSPIDGAEVIYRPVGGSYGIHGDAFVTNKDGGFQNSYMPLETPFHLSIQKKGYLDQQQEIIITSDQRTIDVQMTLSPRPTGGSVKGTITDETGNPIADAEIANYGNKSGENRITKSDSEGSFDLHDLFEGFGGDRIIVSAQGFAPQNVGVKLGTADQPGLVNVSLKPGHTIHGRILNEDGTPAKGAMVYVRSPELGIMPGFRLRTADDNGVFEFDSLPADSRFDVTLGEYRPINGVSWKLDSPQPQTVTLSTPGAIRGRVLDELTKQPVKDFRIKLGFSTMPEPSDAMGTYNFSWGEPGQTFKSVKGEFVFTPLTVGFPASLVIEADGYERKAVDRAVATKLSQPELLDIELTPTKPGKRFTLTGQFLDHTGQPVADAQLRLIASTGQPAGPHDNQFNWVLIDSGQLGQKPYCVQFLSGTTNAEGRFEFKQIQSGNYLQLAYWGAGVPKGKSLNFGKSVAGGRDDVTIDLPAPARIEGTIDRSKLADAESIDLYLNTHDFHHYRLKLKPDQKTFAFEDLPAGQYQVTVVSKAESFTENGNTFYRNPQLAVRQVRLKEGQSEQIEFLEPIKK
- a CDS encoding BlaI/MecI/CopY family transcriptional regulator encodes the protein MSPSPTDREMEILKVLWELGEGSVRDVHERLASKSGLHFNTIQTQLRIMDEKGLVSHRQDGRTFLYKPNCSREQVSSQFLHKVFDGALAQLVLCMLNAEQINAKELQDIEQLIADSRKRKQTRGRNKGDAK